Proteins encoded by one window of Salvia splendens isolate huo1 chromosome 14, SspV2, whole genome shotgun sequence:
- the LOC121764025 gene encoding uncharacterized protein LOC121764025 — MKLTMFAELICGLVFYRIFKRFFFDDDAEFDLDSSRFNALTAVAKRLEKLYAGSKVYVGLQIPDPDSASRKNIDLVLVTNHEAIVISVKNVSGFVSVDKDGNWVCTDKKHRRTDRLPNPVPEIEHLVSILEGYLEQRGVALPEGYLSYKVICPDPNFCQSVPFPPEVITYGQWTQLKPEHNSSYSGWIKGALFRGKKSQESFSEKLNSVLCTAPACDRLEVKGNKCILGEFLEFKGKQEDLRALRKIKRSKVSHMTFQKTSMFSFVHSEVQVLYALCDYRVEGPSWSSQWKEVAVRSSTEVLFRPQNSTRLCKYKLSTITSISLSV; from the exons CTACCGCATATTTAAGCGATTTTTCTTCGACGATGATGCCGAATTCGATCTCGATTCCTCGCGTTTCAATGCCCTTACTGCCGTCGCTAAAAG ATTGGAGAAGCTGTATGCCGGGAGCAAAGTTTACGTTGGGCTCCAAATTCCAGACCCTGATTCTGCTTCTCGCAAAAACATTGATCTTGTTCTCGTCACTAATCA TGAGGCAATAGTGATTTCTGTAAAGAATGTATCGGGGTTTGTTTCGGTCGATAAGGATGGTAATTGGGTGTGCACTGACAAAAAGCATCGAAGAACTGACCGCCTTCCCAATCCC GTACCTGAAATCGAGCACTTGGTTTCCATTCTTGAAGGGTACCTTGAACAAAGGGGAGTTGCTCTTCCAGAAGGATATTTATCTTATAAAGTCATATGCCCTGATCCGAATTTTTG CCAATCGGTCCCCTTTCCACCTGAGGTCATTACTTATGGTCAGTGGACACAATTAAAACCCGAACACAACAGTTCATATTCTGGATGGATCAAAGGTGCGCTTTTTCGTGGGAAGAAATCGCAGGAGTCATTTTCCGAGAAGCTCAACTCTGTTCTCTGCACGGCTCCAGCATGTGATAG GTTGGAGGTCAAAGGGAATAAGTGTATTTTGGGAGAGTTTCTCGAATTCAAAGGCAAACAAGAAGACCTCCGGGCATTAAGAAAGATCAAAAGATCGAAAGTCAGTCATATGACCTTTCAGAAGACTAGCATGTTTTCTTTTG TTCATTCGGAAGTCCAAGTCTTGTATGCTTTGTGTGATTATCGCGTTGAAGGACCTTCTTGGTCGTCACAATGGAAAGAAGTTGCTGTTAGATCGAGCACGGAGGTACTTTTTAGGCCACAGAACTCTACTAGATTATGCAAGTATAAGCTTTCTACAATTACTTCGATCTCACTGAGTGTTTGA
- the LOC121764026 gene encoding cinnamoyl-CoA reductase-like SNL6, whose protein sequence is MAPASFWNSSKTVCVMDASGRLGSALVHRLLRRGYTVHAAVHSHEEMHRYKRQSMEKKELRVFHSDPLDYHSILDALRGCCALFYSFELPSDHSTYDEFMGELEVRAAHNVLEACAQTDTIEKVVFTSSATAVVWREHDDSRTSDVDERNWSDVNFCKKFKLWHGLSKTIAEKMAWALAMDREVNMVSINAGLLMYPDLSIKGPYLLGAAEMSKDGVLVTVDLDFLVDAHICIFEDISSYGRYLCFNGIINCNDDVVKLAKMLLPSSPSQDMFDDDSVHQQRISNVKLRKLMVDFESRLQMTSDDE, encoded by the exons ATGGCGCCAGCTTCTTTCTGGAACTCATCCAAAACCGTCTGCGTCATGGACGCCTCCGGCCGCCTCGGCTCCGCCCTCGTCCACCGCCTCCTCCGCCGCGGCTACACCGTTCACGCCGCCGTCCATAGCCACG AGGAGATGCATCGTTACAAGAGGCAAtcgatggagaagaaggagCTGAGAGTATTTCATTCTGATCCATTGGATTATCACAGCATTTTGGATGCTCTCAGAGGCTGCTGCGCCTTGTTCTACTCCTTCGAGCTCCCCTCCGATCACTCTACCTACGAT GAATTTATGGGTGAGTTGGAAGTAAGAGCGGCCCACAACGTGTTGGAGGCGTGTGCTCAGACGGACACAATAGAGAAGGTCGTCTTCACGTCGTCTGCAACGGCCGTCGTCTGGAGGGAACACGATGATAGCCGGACATCCGACGTCGATGAAAGAAACTGGAGCGATGTCAACTTTTGCAAGAAGTTTAAG TTATGGCACGGCCTGTCGAAAACCATAGCCGAGAAGATGGCATGGGCGTTGGCAATGGACCGGGAGGTGAACATGGTGTCGATAAATGCAGGGCTGTTGATGTACCCCGACTTGAGCATCAAGGGCCCCTACTTGCTTGGGGCCGCTGAGATGTCCAAGGACGGCGTCCTTGTCACCGTCGACCTCGACTTCCTCGTTGACGCACACATTTGCATCTTCGAGGATATCTCCTCGTATGGCCGGTACCTGTGCTTCAATGGCATCATAAACTGCAACGACGACGTTGTGAAGCTGGCAAAGATGCTCCTTCCGTCATCGCCGTCACAAGACAT GTTCGACGACGACAGTGTGCACCAACAGAGGATAAGCAACGTGAAATTGCGCAAGTTGATGGTGGATTTCGAGAGTAGATTACAAATGACAAGCGACGATGAATGA